A genomic region of Chryseobacterium sp. KACC 21268 contains the following coding sequences:
- a CDS encoding YdiU family protein, with product MKLDLITQKFTKLFPGDFSGNTMQRQTPDVMFCLVKPADFINTELIDFNEDLSVEIGLGNLESDKDFLAAQNLLENIETYATAYAGHQFGNWAGQLGDGRAIYAGEINNGNKQTEIQWKGAGATPYSRNADGRAVLRSSIREYLMSEAMFHLGVPTTRALSLSKTGEDVIRDIQYSGNPQKEQGAVVVRTAESFLRFGHFELLSARKQDDLLKELADYAIENFFPEVQSENNSTKYIDWFQAICDRTLKMIIDWYRVGFVHGVMNTDNMSVLGLTIDYGPYSMMDGYDLEFTPNTTDLPGRRYAFGKQGQISHWNLATLANAIFPLINDAEVLEKILDDFGKQFWVKHDKMLANKFGFDEVLKEDEKFFTEWQQTMQDLTLDYTLFFQQLEKPVSEIKTEDFSNSFYRSLSEIELKKLSHLIEKYQARKLKNNISETESLELMSKTNPKFILRNYLLFEAIQEAESGNYEGFFKLKKALENPYENLFPEFNKKRPSKYDNQTGSSQLSCSS from the coding sequence ATGAAACTCGATCTCATTACCCAAAAATTCACCAAGTTGTTTCCAGGTGATTTCTCAGGAAACACAATGCAGAGACAAACGCCCGATGTGATGTTTTGTTTGGTAAAACCTGCTGATTTTATTAATACTGAACTAATTGATTTTAATGAAGATCTTTCGGTAGAGATCGGATTGGGAAATCTGGAAAGTGATAAGGATTTTCTTGCCGCACAGAATCTTCTTGAAAATATCGAAACTTATGCCACAGCCTACGCTGGACATCAATTCGGAAATTGGGCAGGACAACTCGGCGACGGACGAGCCATCTACGCAGGAGAAATCAACAATGGTAATAAACAAACCGAGATCCAATGGAAGGGCGCCGGTGCAACACCTTATTCCAGAAATGCCGATGGAAGGGCAGTCCTGCGTTCCTCTATTCGGGAATATCTGATGAGTGAAGCCATGTTTCACCTCGGCGTTCCGACAACCAGAGCTTTGAGCCTTTCCAAAACGGGCGAAGATGTGATCCGCGATATTCAATATTCTGGGAATCCACAGAAGGAGCAAGGCGCAGTGGTCGTAAGGACTGCTGAATCTTTCCTTCGTTTCGGCCATTTTGAATTGTTGTCGGCCAGAAAGCAGGACGATCTACTCAAAGAATTAGCAGATTATGCCATTGAAAATTTCTTTCCAGAAGTTCAGTCAGAAAATAATTCCACAAAATACATCGACTGGTTTCAAGCGATTTGCGACCGAACTTTAAAAATGATCATCGATTGGTACCGCGTCGGTTTCGTTCACGGCGTGATGAACACCGATAATATGTCGGTTCTGGGTTTGACAATCGATTATGGACCTTACTCTATGATGGATGGCTACGATCTGGAATTCACCCCAAACACCACCGATCTGCCAGGAAGGCGTTACGCATTCGGGAAGCAAGGTCAGATCTCGCATTGGAACTTGGCAACTTTGGCAAATGCTATTTTTCCTTTAATTAATGACGCTGAGGTTTTGGAGAAGATCCTTGATGATTTCGGAAAACAATTTTGGGTAAAGCACGACAAAATGTTGGCGAACAAATTTGGTTTCGATGAGGTTTTGAAGGAAGATGAGAAGTTCTTCACCGAATGGCAACAGACGATGCAGGATCTAACTTTGGATTACACTTTATTTTTCCAACAACTAGAAAAACCAGTTTCCGAAATTAAAACTGAAGATTTCTCAAATTCTTTTTACCGAAGTCTAAGTGAAATTGAATTAAAAAAATTATCACATCTCATCGAAAAATATCAGGCAAGAAAACTTAAAAATAATATTTCAGAAACCGAATCTTTGGAATTGATGTCCAAAACGAACCCAAAGTTCATTCTCAGAAATTATCTCTTGTTTGAAGCCATTCAGGAGGCGGAAAGTGGAAATTATGAGGGGTTCTTCAAATTGAAAAAAGCCTTGGAAAATCCTTACGAGAATTTATTTCCGGAATTCAATAAAAAGCGACCTTCGAAGTACGATAATCAGACGGGAAGCAGTCAGTTGTCTTGTAGTTCTTAA
- a CDS encoding gliding motility lipoprotein GldH gives MLRLIVIFILFLSLSSCQNGEDKVLMNEIGNQWKKNSAQKFDFDINDAQNQKNMMFVVRNNNDYPYSNLRLIANIEHNKKNISTDTLNFVLAKPNGEWIGTGFGDTKEITFQYKLNYKFPQNGNYSVKVVQAMRNNQLPGIEDIGIKIQNLKP, from the coding sequence ATGCTTAGATTAATAGTTATTTTTATTCTGTTTTTATCTTTGAGTTCTTGTCAAAACGGAGAGGACAAAGTTTTGATGAATGAGATTGGTAATCAGTGGAAAAAAAATAGTGCTCAGAAATTTGATTTTGATATCAATGATGCTCAGAATCAAAAAAATATGATGTTCGTTGTTCGAAATAACAATGATTATCCTTATAGCAATCTAAGGCTGATTGCAAACATTGAACATAATAAAAAGAATATCTCAACAGATACGCTAAATTTTGTTTTAGCAAAACCAAACGGAGAATGGATTGGAACAGGTTTCGGAGATACCAAAGAGATTACCTTTCAATACAAACTGAATTACAAATTTCCGCAAAACGGTAATTATTCTGTAAAAGTTGTTCAGGCAATGAGAAACAATCAGTTGCCCGGAATAGAAGATATAGGAATTAAAATTCAAAACTTAAAGCCATAA
- a CDS encoding transglycosylase domain-containing protein, protein MENKKTEHKTFPLPDKKKAKTGIRKWIKIIWIAFFAVVLGISGLFFAVSQGFVGDMPDVKELENPDIYVASEIYSSDNVLLGKFEKEKTKPVTYKQLPPFLVYALMAKEDERFKEHSGIDLKSIARAVRFGGERGGGSTITQQLAKLLFTGNASQNKIERAFQKLKEWSVAVSLEKRYTKEEIIALYFNKMDFLFNAKGIEMASRVYFNKSTNQLTLPEAATFVAMLEAPRRNNPYRNPERAKVRRDVVLKQMLETEYIDNDTYEKAVATPIVVDFHEIKTVEDGFSSYYKFYLRKEIAQYLETYEKETGKELNLYKNGLKIYVTLDSRMQKYAEEAIKEHLTNLQRNFDGEMRRNPNRPYYKLNKTQINSLMMSSVRRTGRYKQLKAEGMPEDSIMLDFQKPVKMSRFTWQGEEEVEMSPWDSIRYHKQIAQAGLMSMEPATGDIKAWVGGIDWQHFQYDHVKQGKRQVGSTFKPFVYATAIMHLGMTPCSTVSNASFNKGSYHVPGRGGMLTLKNALAQSQNPVALRLAEMSGTKNVIQTARDLGVTTDISTSLPMALGTSDITIYEMLGAYSTFANFGNYTKPEMIWRIEDANGRVIKEVKPVVKEVMNEMYAYTMIDLMKGVAEFGTASGELRRQGIPATVEIAGKTGTTQNNSDGWFMGIVPKLATGVWVGWEDRATHFWSTGEGQGAKMGLPIWAIYMKKVLADKALNILPDDKFIKPANWTGSCSDLNNLRNGYGDDGGLQSIDELKNPTQIVPEKPVKKEDRTNEALNSGEDIDFNK, encoded by the coding sequence ATGGAAAATAAGAAAACTGAACATAAAACTTTTCCTCTGCCAGACAAGAAAAAAGCAAAAACAGGAATTAGAAAATGGATCAAGATTATTTGGATCGCATTCTTTGCTGTCGTTTTAGGAATTTCTGGATTGTTTTTCGCAGTTTCCCAGGGATTTGTGGGAGATATGCCAGATGTTAAAGAGCTGGAAAATCCGGATATCTACGTCGCATCAGAGATTTATTCTTCTGATAACGTGCTTCTTGGGAAATTCGAAAAAGAAAAAACCAAGCCGGTAACTTACAAACAGTTGCCTCCATTTTTAGTTTATGCCTTGATGGCCAAGGAGGATGAACGTTTCAAAGAACATTCTGGAATTGATCTTAAATCCATTGCCAGAGCAGTCAGATTTGGTGGCGAAAGAGGTGGAGGTTCTACCATTACGCAGCAGCTTGCTAAATTGTTGTTCACTGGAAATGCTTCCCAAAACAAAATTGAAAGAGCTTTCCAGAAACTCAAAGAATGGAGCGTTGCAGTAAGTCTGGAGAAACGTTATACCAAAGAAGAAATTATTGCATTATACTTCAACAAGATGGATTTCCTTTTCAATGCAAAAGGAATTGAAATGGCTTCCAGAGTTTATTTCAATAAATCTACAAATCAGTTGACTTTGCCGGAAGCTGCGACATTCGTTGCAATGTTGGAGGCTCCTAGAAGAAATAATCCTTATAGAAATCCAGAAAGAGCAAAAGTACGTAGAGATGTCGTTTTGAAGCAGATGCTAGAGACAGAGTACATTGACAACGATACTTATGAAAAGGCTGTAGCAACACCGATTGTTGTAGATTTTCACGAGATCAAAACAGTGGAAGATGGATTCTCATCTTATTATAAATTCTATCTGAGAAAAGAAATTGCACAATATCTTGAGACCTACGAGAAAGAAACAGGAAAAGAACTGAATCTTTACAAAAACGGTCTGAAAATCTATGTGACATTGGATTCCAGAATGCAGAAGTATGCTGAAGAGGCTATCAAAGAACATTTGACCAATCTTCAAAGAAACTTTGATGGTGAAATGAGACGTAATCCAAACCGTCCATACTACAAACTGAACAAGACCCAAATTAACTCCTTGATGATGTCTTCCGTAAGAAGAACAGGAAGATATAAACAACTCAAGGCAGAAGGAATGCCGGAAGACTCCATTATGCTGGACTTCCAAAAACCTGTGAAAATGTCGAGGTTCACTTGGCAGGGCGAAGAGGAAGTAGAAATGTCACCTTGGGATTCTATCCGTTATCATAAACAAATTGCGCAGGCAGGTTTGATGTCTATGGAACCTGCAACAGGCGATATCAAAGCTTGGGTAGGTGGGATCGATTGGCAACACTTCCAGTATGATCACGTGAAACAAGGGAAACGTCAGGTGGGATCTACCTTCAAACCGTTTGTTTATGCAACAGCAATTATGCATCTTGGGATGACGCCTTGTTCTACAGTTTCAAATGCTAGTTTTAATAAAGGATCTTACCATGTGCCAGGAAGAGGCGGAATGCTAACATTGAAAAATGCATTAGCACAATCTCAAAACCCTGTCGCACTTCGTCTGGCAGAAATGTCAGGAACCAAAAACGTTATTCAAACCGCAAGAGATCTTGGGGTAACCACTGATATTTCCACCAGTTTACCAATGGCATTGGGAACTTCAGACATTACAATCTACGAAATGCTTGGAGCTTACAGTACATTCGCTAACTTCGGAAATTACACAAAACCGGAAATGATCTGGAGGATTGAAGATGCCAATGGCCGTGTGATCAAAGAAGTAAAGCCTGTCGTAAAAGAAGTAATGAACGAGATGTATGCCTACACTATGATTGATCTGATGAAAGGTGTGGCAGAATTCGGGACCGCTTCCGGAGAATTGAGAAGACAAGGGATTCCCGCAACGGTAGAAATTGCTGGTAAAACAGGGACTACACAGAACAACTCCGATGGTTGGTTTATGGGAATAGTTCCGAAACTGGCAACCGGTGTTTGGGTAGGTTGGGAAGACAGAGCAACTCACTTCTGGAGTACAGGTGAGGGACAAGGTGCTAAAATGGGACTTCCAATCTGGGCCATTTATATGAAAAAAGTTCTTGCCGATAAAGCTTTGAATATTCTGCCTGATGACAAATTCATCAAACCAGCGAACTGGACAGGAAGCTGTTCCGATCTTAATAATCTAAGAAATGGTTATGGCGATGATGGTGGACTACAATCGATTGACGAATTGAAAAATCCGACGCAGATTGTCCCAGAAAAACCCGTGAAAAAAGAAGACCGTACCAACGAGGCACTTAATTCCGGAGAAGATATAGATTTTAACAAATAA
- a CDS encoding DUF6080 domain-containing protein produces MKLLNKFLSFLKIIFPSTKTEGFIFLFFVIAYGANAWFIADNFTIVYDDRIPWDGYFSFDNRAIVQTGGGFERHPLANYFFDCIREFALWISGNRYNSAFRLVLALLSTLVVSLANVQIFKYLKNIIQLPLKISLLILAFYGLFVTNILLSFTPETYTYTLLFLSVFNYYSARKINEDQPISFGASILGSVFIGGLTITNIVKVYIPFLFEKKIFWNWKKIGIAVSKMAVSAGVFIFLFLLRLDFNLQNFVNKTGEQYDKFSKPKVTPLWDMISSWFFGGNILFPSFVIRDYHNKDKTFYYKALFMDVYSSAISYVFIAIILLMIFWSVFKNYKNKLVWVLVISLLVDVVIHCVLKFGLHTSYIYGGHFVFVFPMLIGWLFLSFKDKTFPLTFLYGTLMILTVYLGFNNFYRLGEFYQFLETYYK; encoded by the coding sequence TTGAAACTATTGAACAAATTTTTATCGTTTCTGAAGATTATTTTTCCATCCACAAAGACCGAAGGCTTCATCTTTCTGTTTTTCGTGATCGCTTATGGCGCCAACGCCTGGTTTATCGCTGATAATTTCACGATTGTCTATGACGACAGAATTCCTTGGGATGGCTATTTTAGTTTTGATAATCGAGCAATTGTTCAGACTGGTGGCGGTTTCGAGAGACATCCGTTGGCGAATTATTTCTTTGATTGCATTCGAGAATTTGCATTGTGGATTTCGGGGAATCGCTACAACTCAGCGTTCAGGTTGGTTTTGGCGTTGCTTTCGACCTTGGTTGTAAGTCTTGCCAATGTTCAGATCTTCAAATATTTGAAAAACATCATCCAACTTCCACTGAAGATCAGTCTGTTGATCTTGGCTTTCTATGGGTTGTTTGTGACCAATATTCTGTTGAGTTTCACGCCGGAAACTTACACTTACACTTTGCTTTTCCTGTCGGTTTTCAATTATTATTCGGCAAGGAAGATCAATGAAGACCAACCAATTTCTTTTGGAGCGAGCATTTTAGGCTCCGTTTTCATCGGCGGACTCACGATCACGAATATTGTCAAAGTTTACATTCCATTTTTGTTTGAGAAGAAGATCTTTTGGAATTGGAAGAAAATTGGAATTGCTGTTTCGAAAATGGCGGTTTCTGCAGGCGTTTTTATCTTTTTGTTCCTTTTGAGATTGGATTTTAACCTTCAAAACTTCGTCAACAAAACGGGTGAACAGTACGACAAATTCTCCAAACCGAAAGTGACACCGCTTTGGGATATGATCTCTTCCTGGTTTTTCGGTGGCAATATTTTGTTTCCGAGTTTCGTGATCCGAGATTACCACAACAAGGACAAAACCTTTTATTACAAAGCGTTGTTTATGGATGTTTATTCGTCCGCGATTTCCTATGTTTTCATCGCCATTATTTTATTGATGATTTTCTGGAGTGTTTTCAAAAACTATAAGAACAAGCTGGTTTGGGTCTTGGTAATTTCTCTTTTGGTAGATGTTGTGATTCATTGCGTTTTGAAGTTTGGCCTTCATACGTCTTACATCTACGGTGGTCACTTCGTTTTTGTCTTTCCAATGTTGATCGGTTGGCTGTTTTTAAGCTTTAAAGACAAGACCTTTCCACTCACATTCTTGTACGGAACATTGATGATCCTAACCGTTTATCTTGGTTTTAATAACTTTTACCGACTTGGCGAGTTCTACCAATTCCTGGAAACG
- the ricT gene encoding regulatory iron-sulfur-containing complex subunit RicT, translating to MSCGCKTSGDSSHSCGTKSASGCSSVDTCGNSYKLSVFDWLSDVNPSGSKSSEYVEVRFKNERKLYYRNVNNLPLHIGSIIAVESSPGHDIGVVSLSGELVKIQMKKKNIHTDSIQKVYRLANQKDVETWQDLRNKENAIKVDARKIAYGLNLEMKITDVEYQGDGSKVTFYYTADNRIDFRVLIKEYASTFRTKIDMKQIGFRQESAKVGGIGSCGRELCCSTWLTDFRSVNTNAARYQQLSINPQKLAGQCGKLKCCLNYELDTYLDVLRDFPSSSTVLNTEKGRAFCIKIDVFKKKMWFAYVENSMAWYDIDIYEVQKMIVLNKKGEKSQALEDLKVVENRMVTSDLIQENSVDRFEKKNRKPRPNNNNNRDRNNPRQQENRPARSQSDNKNPRQADNRNRPNEQKSVENKSAESKAQSPNNQGSGNRNPRQADNRNRPNEQKSVENKATTPKVQTTDNPSSENKTNKKPFKKPKKKFPPKNEGNA from the coding sequence ATGAGTTGTGGATGTAAAACATCCGGCGATTCTTCCCACTCTTGCGGTACGAAGAGTGCCAGTGGGTGCAGTAGTGTAGATACTTGTGGCAATAGTTATAAATTAAGTGTTTTTGACTGGCTTTCCGACGTTAATCCATCGGGTTCAAAAAGTTCAGAATATGTGGAAGTTCGTTTTAAAAATGAGCGTAAATTATATTATAGAAACGTCAACAACCTGCCTTTACATATAGGAAGTATCATTGCTGTAGAATCCAGCCCGGGTCACGATATAGGTGTAGTAAGTCTTTCTGGAGAACTAGTGAAAATCCAGATGAAGAAGAAAAATATACACACAGACAGTATTCAAAAGGTGTATCGCCTTGCGAATCAAAAAGATGTTGAAACCTGGCAAGACCTTAGAAATAAGGAGAATGCCATCAAGGTGGACGCGCGTAAAATCGCTTATGGTCTTAACCTCGAAATGAAAATTACAGACGTTGAGTATCAGGGTGATGGGTCAAAAGTAACCTTCTACTACACGGCTGATAATCGTATCGATTTCCGTGTGTTGATTAAGGAATATGCTTCCACTTTCCGAACAAAGATCGATATGAAGCAAATAGGCTTCCGACAAGAATCTGCAAAAGTTGGTGGAATTGGTTCTTGTGGTAGAGAACTTTGCTGTTCTACTTGGCTCACAGATTTCCGTTCTGTGAATACGAATGCGGCTCGATACCAGCAGTTGAGCATTAATCCTCAAAAGTTGGCAGGCCAATGCGGAAAACTAAAGTGTTGTCTTAATTACGAACTAGATACCTATCTTGATGTTCTAAGGGATTTCCCTTCGTCTAGCACAGTACTGAATACGGAAAAAGGTAGAGCATTCTGCATCAAAATCGATGTTTTCAAAAAGAAAATGTGGTTTGCCTATGTAGAAAACTCTATGGCCTGGTATGATATTGATATCTACGAAGTTCAAAAAATGATTGTCCTGAACAAAAAAGGTGAAAAATCGCAGGCTCTGGAAGATTTGAAAGTTGTTGAAAATCGTATGGTGACGTCCGACTTGATTCAGGAAAACAGTGTTGACCGTTTCGAGAAAAAGAACAGAAAGCCAAGACCAAATAACAATAACAACAGAGATAGAAATAATCCTAGACAGCAGGAAAATCGTCCTGCCAGATCGCAATCGGATAATAAAAATCCAAGGCAAGCTGACAATAGAAACCGTCCGAATGAGCAAAAATCTGTAGAAAATAAATCTGCAGAATCAAAAGCACAGTCTCCTAATAATCAAGGTTCTGGAAATAGAAATCCAAGACAAGCGGATAACAGAAACCGTCCGAATGAGCAAAAGTCAGTAGAGAATAAAGCAACTACACCAAAGGTTCAGACGACAGATAATCCATCTTCGGAAAATAAAACAAACAAAAAACCGTTCAAGAAACCGAAAAAGAAATTTCCGCCGAAAAATGAAGGTAATGCTTAG